A single window of Sphaerodactylus townsendi isolate TG3544 linkage group LG03, MPM_Stown_v2.3, whole genome shotgun sequence DNA harbors:
- the LOC125430005 gene encoding zinc finger protein 3-like, producing the protein MFQKMLTIIPQFNRHRGSNLQVKTAAERMPRARPMKAVQGIRKRKDFVVHQGTQTEEKPNICIECGKTFSQSSSLVNHRRTHSDEKPYKCPDCGKSFGVSSSLNRHQRIHTGEKPYRCPDCGKRFNDKSNLTQHQRIHTGEKPYKCIDCGKCFSRSSHKKHHLRHPLGKKLKNGAQADGACAAAGKKPKSRRKVEVLNTCTECWQSFSQNADLIKHMRIHTGEKPYQCNVCEKCFSVSSNLFRHQRIHTGEKPYVCSDCGKRFTDKSTLVQHQRIHTGEKPYACRFCGKSFSHSSHHKRHEKIHKGEYPLLAFPASLI; encoded by the coding sequence ATGTTCCAAAAGATGCTAACCATCATTCCTCAGTTCAACCGTCATCGTGGCAGCAATCTCCAAGTGAAAACAGCAGCAGAAAGGATGCCCCGGGCTCGCCCCATGAAAGCCGTTCAGGGCATTAGAAAACGCAAAGACTTTGTGGTGCATCAGGGCACCCAGACAGAAGAGAAACCCAACATTTGCATTGAGTGTGGGAAGACCTTCAGCCAGAGCTCCAGTCTGGTCAACCACCGGCGAACACACTCCGATGAAAAGCCCTATAAATGCCCcgactgtgggaaaagctttggGGTCAGCTCCAGCCTGAATAgacaccagagaatccacacaggggagaagccctaCAGATGCCCTGACTGTGGGAAAAGATTCAATGACAAGTCCAACCTCACCCAGCACCAGCGGATCCACACAGGCGAGAAACCCTACAAATGCATTGACTGTGGCAAATGCTTCAGCCGCAGCTCCCACAAAAAGCACCACCTGCGACACCCACTGGGGAAGAAGCTGAAGAACGGTGCCCAGGCAGACGGTGCTTGTGCTGCAGCTGGCAAAAAGCCAAAATCCAGGCGGAAAGTGGAAGTGCTGAATACCTGCACAGAATGTTGGCAGAGCTTCAGCCAGAATGCGGATCTCATCAAGCACATGCGCATCCACACTGGCGAGAAGCCCTATCAGTGCAATGTCTGCGAAAAGTGCTTCAGCGTCAGCTCCAACCTGTTCAGGCACCagcgaatccacacaggggagaagccatacgtGTGCTCGGACTGTGGGAAAAGATTCACTGACAAATCCACCTTAGTTCAGCACCAGCGGATCCATACTGGAGAGAAACCCTATGCCTGCAGGTTTTGTGGCAAGAGCTTCAGCCACAGTTCACACCACAAGAGACACGAGAAGATCCATAAGGGAGAATATCCTTTGCTAGCTTTCCCTGCCTCACTGATCTAG
- the LOC125430002 gene encoding zinc finger protein 501-like isoform X2: MSSSLPGRLMSTCAQPMRGLSPTGTRSLQQVLALGQKEIPGERFGREGISAFRSETPGKLSPKRAPSCDVPEHPDQNNSSRSLGKRQQAILTEGTEGKESYKGLGVRKRKGAAVYRLVHIREKPNICIECGKSFTQRSDLINHQRIHTGEKPYMCPDCGRSFSMGSNLLRHRRTHTGERPYNCIQCGKKFTDKSTLIQHQRTHTGEKPYQCLDCGRNFSRSSHHKRHLKSVAGKHHSQQRHLENAAFSALRKAGMTKKSVPVNTCTECWQSFSQNSDLIKHMRIHTGEKPYVCHHCGKCFNVSSNLNRHQRIHTGEKPYTCLDCGKSFTDKSTLTQHHRTHTGEKPYRCIYCGKSFSHSSHHKRHEKIHLGERPAVFMPLQPYPNQMFSSTQVS, translated from the exons ATGAGTTCTTCTCTTCCGGGGAGACTAATGTCGACCTGTGCCCAACCAATGCGGGGACTGTCGCCAACTGGAACCAGATCCCTGCAGCAGGTCTTAGCTCTTGGACAGAAGGAGATCCCAG GTGAGAGATTTGGAAGGGAAGGTATTTCAGCCTTCAGATCAGAAACACCAGGCAAGCTCTCTCCAAAACGAGCTCCAAGTTGCGATGTTCCTGAGCACCCAGATCAAAATAATTCCTCCAGGAGTTTGGGAAAAAGGCAGCAGGCGATTCTTACGGAGGGGACAGAAGGCAAAGAGAGCTACAAAGGCTTAGGAGTTAGGAAACGCAAAGGAGCTGCTGTCTACCGGCTGGTTCACATAAGAGAGAAACCAAACATCTGCAtcgagtgtgggaaaagctttaccCAGAGGTCAGATCTAATTAatcatcagagaattcacacaggagaaaagCCCTATATGTGCCCAGACTGTGGGAGGAGTTTCAGCATGGGCTCAAACCTTCTCAGGCACCGGaggacccacacaggagagagacCCTATAATTGTATTCAGTGTGGGAAAAAATTTACTGATAAATCAACTCTGATCCAACAccagagaacccacacaggagaaaagCCTTATCAGTGCCTGGACTGTGGAAGGAACTTCAGCCGTAGCTCCCATCATAAGAGACACCTGAAGAGTGTGGCCGGAAAGCATCATAGCCAACAGAGGCATCTTGAGAATGCAGCCTTCTCTGCCCTGAGAAAGGCAGGAATGACCAAGAAGAGCGTCCCTGTCAATACATGCACAGAATGTTGGCAGAGTTTCAGCCAGAACTCAGACCTGATCAAACACATGCGCATCCATACTGGGGAGAAACCCTATGTTTGTCATCACTGTGGCAAGTGCTTCAACGTCAGCTCCAACCTGAACCGtcaccagagaatccacacggGGGAGAAGCCCTATACCTGCTTAGACTGCGGGAAGAGCTTCACTGACAAATCCACCCTCACCCAGCATCATCGCACCCACACGGGAGAGAAACCTTACAGATGCATTTACTGTGGCAAGAGCTTCAGCCACAGTTCTCACCACAAGAGGCACGAGAAAATCCACCTGGGGGAGAGGCCCGCTGTGTTCATGCCCCTGCAGCCCTATCCCAATCAAATGTTCTCAAGCACACAGGTTTCTTGA
- the LOC125430002 gene encoding zinc finger protein 501-like isoform X1: MEERSQHSMCPTSYGASIYRHDDCTQNRIHLELFFHSTTFLLGERFGREGISAFRSETPGKLSPKRAPSCDVPEHPDQNNSSRSLGKRQQAILTEGTEGKESYKGLGVRKRKGAAVYRLVHIREKPNICIECGKSFTQRSDLINHQRIHTGEKPYMCPDCGRSFSMGSNLLRHRRTHTGERPYNCIQCGKKFTDKSTLIQHQRTHTGEKPYQCLDCGRNFSRSSHHKRHLKSVAGKHHSQQRHLENAAFSALRKAGMTKKSVPVNTCTECWQSFSQNSDLIKHMRIHTGEKPYVCHHCGKCFNVSSNLNRHQRIHTGEKPYTCLDCGKSFTDKSTLTQHHRTHTGEKPYRCIYCGKSFSHSSHHKRHEKIHLGERPAVFMPLQPYPNQMFSSTQVS; this comes from the exons ATGGAGGAACGTAGCCAACACAGCATGTGCCCCACCAGTTACGGGGCAAGCATCTACAGACACGATGACTGCACACAAAATAGGATCCATCTAGAGTTGTTTTTCCATTCCACCACATTCCTTCTAG GTGAGAGATTTGGAAGGGAAGGTATTTCAGCCTTCAGATCAGAAACACCAGGCAAGCTCTCTCCAAAACGAGCTCCAAGTTGCGATGTTCCTGAGCACCCAGATCAAAATAATTCCTCCAGGAGTTTGGGAAAAAGGCAGCAGGCGATTCTTACGGAGGGGACAGAAGGCAAAGAGAGCTACAAAGGCTTAGGAGTTAGGAAACGCAAAGGAGCTGCTGTCTACCGGCTGGTTCACATAAGAGAGAAACCAAACATCTGCAtcgagtgtgggaaaagctttaccCAGAGGTCAGATCTAATTAatcatcagagaattcacacaggagaaaagCCCTATATGTGCCCAGACTGTGGGAGGAGTTTCAGCATGGGCTCAAACCTTCTCAGGCACCGGaggacccacacaggagagagacCCTATAATTGTATTCAGTGTGGGAAAAAATTTACTGATAAATCAACTCTGATCCAACAccagagaacccacacaggagaaaagCCTTATCAGTGCCTGGACTGTGGAAGGAACTTCAGCCGTAGCTCCCATCATAAGAGACACCTGAAGAGTGTGGCCGGAAAGCATCATAGCCAACAGAGGCATCTTGAGAATGCAGCCTTCTCTGCCCTGAGAAAGGCAGGAATGACCAAGAAGAGCGTCCCTGTCAATACATGCACAGAATGTTGGCAGAGTTTCAGCCAGAACTCAGACCTGATCAAACACATGCGCATCCATACTGGGGAGAAACCCTATGTTTGTCATCACTGTGGCAAGTGCTTCAACGTCAGCTCCAACCTGAACCGtcaccagagaatccacacggGGGAGAAGCCCTATACCTGCTTAGACTGCGGGAAGAGCTTCACTGACAAATCCACCCTCACCCAGCATCATCGCACCCACACGGGAGAGAAACCTTACAGATGCATTTACTGTGGCAAGAGCTTCAGCCACAGTTCTCACCACAAGAGGCACGAGAAAATCCACCTGGGGGAGAGGCCCGCTGTGTTCATGCCCCTGCAGCCCTATCCCAATCAAATGTTCTCAAGCACACAGGTTTCTTGA